A stretch of the uncultured Desulfobacter sp. genome encodes the following:
- a CDS encoding 1-acyl-sn-glycerol-3-phosphate acyltransferase, which translates to MFINPFPFLFSALGKLLYAGMGWTYDPLPAYWEPRCVVIGFPHTTNLDTVRALAYIKLAGIDAKLLIKSKWFFFPMSLFLKSLGGIPVKRDKARGFVGGVIKRYEENEELVVALVPEGTRRSVSTIKTGFWYIAKGADVPIICWYLDNHSKRTRWLGKIHPGKSLEQDLEKIQSLYKCAGFLIPTQTKNSRNS; encoded by the coding sequence ATGTTCATTAATCCTTTCCCTTTTTTGTTCAGCGCTCTTGGCAAGTTACTTTATGCCGGGATGGGGTGGACTTATGACCCATTGCCGGCCTATTGGGAGCCCCGCTGTGTGGTCATCGGGTTCCCACATACAACCAACCTGGATACGGTGCGGGCCTTGGCGTATATCAAACTTGCCGGAATTGATGCCAAATTACTTATCAAATCCAAATGGTTCTTTTTCCCTATGTCACTTTTTTTGAAAAGTCTTGGGGGGATTCCGGTGAAGCGAGACAAAGCCCGTGGGTTTGTGGGTGGTGTAATTAAAAGATATGAAGAAAATGAGGAGCTGGTGGTGGCCCTGGTGCCGGAAGGCACCCGTAGGTCGGTGTCCACAATTAAAACCGGATTTTGGTACATTGCCAAAGGTGCAGATGTTCCGATCATCTGCTGGTATCTGGATAATCATAGCAAAAGGACCCGGTGGTTGGGCAAAATACATCCTGGAAAGAGTTTGGAGCAGGATCTGGAAAAAATACAATCATTATATAAGTGTGCCGGATTTTTAATTCCTACACAAACCAAGAATAGTCGCAATTCTTAG
- a CDS encoding methyl-accepting chemotaxis protein encodes MKLKIGSKVNILIISAVVLVGGAALLFSVSALKHEGLLAIERYSTDMMAVKKGNIKDRVISTYTIAKASLDAARDKKAIKETYGNKVKAVVNQAIAVFEANNMPNDFKTLEERQADAIKVIDKMRWGVDGKNYFWIQDMDGYMIHHPLSKHLNGKYLRDIQDPDGVRLFVEMERLAEKDGDGFVEYKWPKPGVQKPQNKISYVKLFTPWNWIIGAGIYLESTEKEAQQDALRNIGSIRYGKDGLGYFFIYDSKGNCLLLPTQPEAVGTNRWDLKDSKGQHFIREMIEKANAGTEGDFVEYFYKKPGSTENFKKISYVRKLPEWDWYIGTGTYTDDVETAVANEQKEIKHAVKAATMKILFIVLGIMVLSVVVSYFVVAKGIVTPLRHMINMLEDIASGEGDLTKRIIDTSGDETQELAEGFNRFIENIQTMIAKIKGDTEALTDSSSELADISDQLNSAAEETSDRADSVTSASEKMSLNMNSMSAAMEQSAGNINMVSAASEEMNSTISEIAHNAEKARNMTTEAVGQTEHASTQVKDLGTAAQKIFTVVETITEISSQVNLLALNATIEAARAGEAGKGFAVVANEIKDLANQTAEASSQIKERVTGIQQSTEGTTAEITAIAKEVEDINEIVSTIAAAVEEQSATTNEIAQNISQASVGISEVNENISEGSDTAKGVSQDVAEVTTAASRIVDASRQVKNKAAGLSKLAETLAQMMSKFKV; translated from the coding sequence ATGAAGCTGAAGATTGGGTCAAAAGTAAACATACTTATTATATCTGCCGTAGTGCTTGTGGGCGGAGCTGCTTTATTATTTTCCGTATCCGCTTTAAAGCATGAGGGGCTGCTCGCTATTGAAAGATATAGCACTGACATGATGGCGGTAAAAAAGGGCAACATCAAGGACCGGGTCATTTCTACGTACACCATTGCCAAAGCAAGCCTTGATGCGGCGAGAGATAAAAAGGCCATCAAAGAAACCTATGGAAACAAAGTAAAAGCGGTAGTAAACCAGGCCATAGCGGTATTCGAAGCCAATAATATGCCAAATGATTTTAAAACGCTTGAAGAGCGCCAAGCAGATGCAATCAAAGTAATTGACAAAATGCGCTGGGGCGTTGACGGAAAGAACTATTTTTGGATCCAAGACATGGACGGCTACATGATTCATCACCCCTTAAGCAAGCACCTGAACGGAAAATATCTTAGAGATATACAAGATCCGGATGGCGTACGACTTTTTGTTGAAATGGAGCGCCTTGCAGAAAAAGACGGCGACGGATTTGTGGAGTATAAATGGCCAAAGCCCGGGGTTCAGAAACCCCAGAATAAAATCTCTTATGTCAAACTGTTTACGCCCTGGAACTGGATCATCGGCGCCGGTATCTATCTTGAATCCACTGAAAAAGAGGCCCAGCAGGATGCGCTCAGAAACATCGGATCTATTCGGTATGGGAAAGACGGTCTTGGCTATTTTTTCATTTATGATTCCAAGGGCAACTGTCTCCTCCTGCCCACCCAACCAGAAGCAGTGGGCACAAATCGGTGGGATTTAAAGGACAGCAAAGGGCAGCATTTTATTCGAGAAATGATTGAAAAGGCCAATGCGGGCACCGAGGGAGATTTTGTAGAATACTTTTATAAAAAACCGGGGAGCACTGAAAATTTCAAAAAAATTTCCTATGTAAGAAAATTACCGGAATGGGACTGGTACATCGGTACAGGCACCTATACGGATGATGTTGAAACGGCTGTTGCCAACGAGCAAAAAGAAATAAAACACGCCGTGAAAGCTGCGACCATGAAGATTTTGTTCATTGTTCTGGGGATTATGGTATTGTCGGTGGTGGTCTCTTATTTTGTTGTGGCCAAAGGCATTGTGACACCTTTACGCCACATGATCAATATGCTTGAAGACATCGCTTCGGGAGAAGGAGATCTGACCAAACGAATTATAGATACCTCCGGTGACGAGACCCAGGAACTTGCCGAAGGGTTTAACCGGTTCATTGAAAATATTCAGACCATGATTGCAAAGATTAAAGGCGATACTGAGGCGCTTACCGATTCTTCCTCAGAACTTGCCGACATTTCCGACCAATTGAATTCAGCCGCAGAAGAAACCTCGGACAGGGCAGATTCCGTTACATCGGCATCGGAAAAGATGAGTTTGAATATGAATTCCATGTCTGCCGCCATGGAACAGTCCGCCGGCAATATCAACATGGTTTCTGCCGCATCAGAGGAGATGAATTCAACGATTTCCGAGATCGCTCATAATGCTGAAAAAGCCCGTAATATGACAACAGAGGCCGTTGGGCAGACAGAACATGCCAGTACCCAGGTAAAAGATCTTGGTACGGCGGCCCAAAAAATATTTACCGTGGTGGAGACCATTACCGAAATCTCTTCTCAGGTCAACCTACTGGCTCTGAACGCAACTATCGAGGCGGCCAGAGCAGGAGAAGCAGGCAAAGGATTTGCGGTTGTTGCCAATGAGATCAAGGATCTGGCAAATCAGACAGCCGAGGCCTCGAGCCAAATTAAAGAACGCGTAACCGGCATTCAACAGTCCACGGAAGGGACCACAGCAGAGATCACCGCCATCGCAAAAGAGGTGGAAGACATCAATGAAATTGTGTCAACCATTGCGGCGGCTGTTGAAGAGCAGTCCGCAACCACCAACGAGATCGCCCAGAATATTTCCCAGGCGTCTGTTGGTATTTCAGAGGTAAATGAAAATATTTCCGAAGGATCCGACACGGCAAAAGGGGTATCCCAAGATGTGGCGGAAGTAACCACTGCCGCCTCTCGGATTGTGGATGCCAGCCGGCAAGTAAAAAACAAAGCTGCCGGACTGTCGAAATTGGCGGAAACCCTTGCCCAGATGATGTCCAAATTTAAAGTCTAA
- a CDS encoding LL-diaminopimelate aminotransferase produces the protein MITANENYNKLTASYLFADIAKRVQNYQDNNPDKDVIRLGIGDVTLPLPTAVVQGFKKGVDEMAEDATFRGYGPEQGYLFLRQAMAAVDFQSRGADIEADEIFVSDGAKCDTGNFQELFSNDITIAIPDPVYPVYLDTNVMAGRTGAFKDGRYEGIVYMDCLKENGFMPDFPDSPVDLIYLCFPNNPTGSTATKEQLAAWVDYARDNKALILFDAAYEAFIRDETLPRSIYEIPGAKEVAVEFRSLSKTAGFTGTRCGFTVVPKACMIYTAEGAKVSLHDMWNRRQSTKFNGVSYPVQKAAEAVYSPEGQAQIKANIDYYLANAGVIRQTMTDLGFDHVGGENSPYIWIDGNGRDSWEFFDLLLDKAGVVCTPGQGFGRCGAQFIRISAFNSPENVAKAMARLKDVLK, from the coding sequence GTGATTACAGCCAATGAAAATTACAACAAACTGACGGCCTCATATTTATTTGCGGATATTGCCAAGCGGGTTCAAAACTACCAAGACAACAATCCTGACAAAGATGTGATCCGCCTTGGTATCGGCGATGTAACCCTGCCCCTTCCCACCGCAGTTGTTCAGGGATTTAAAAAGGGCGTGGATGAAATGGCTGAGGATGCCACGTTTAGAGGGTATGGTCCCGAGCAGGGATATCTGTTTTTAAGACAGGCCATGGCAGCCGTTGATTTCCAGTCCAGGGGTGCGGACATTGAGGCGGATGAAATTTTTGTATCTGACGGAGCCAAATGCGATACAGGCAATTTCCAGGAGCTCTTCTCCAATGATATTACCATTGCCATTCCGGACCCGGTATATCCGGTGTACCTGGATACCAATGTCATGGCCGGCAGAACAGGCGCCTTTAAGGACGGACGCTACGAGGGTATCGTTTACATGGACTGCCTGAAAGAAAATGGATTTATGCCGGATTTTCCTGACTCACCAGTGGATTTGATCTATCTTTGTTTCCCCAACAACCCCACAGGATCTACGGCCACCAAAGAGCAACTTGCTGCTTGGGTGGATTATGCACGGGACAATAAAGCCCTGATCCTGTTTGATGCCGCTTATGAGGCCTTTATCCGGGATGAAACGCTTCCCAGAAGCATTTATGAAATCCCCGGCGCCAAAGAAGTGGCCGTGGAATTCAGGAGCCTTTCCAAAACAGCCGGTTTCACAGGGACCCGCTGCGGATTTACAGTGGTACCCAAGGCATGCATGATCTATACGGCCGAAGGGGCTAAGGTATCGTTGCACGATATGTGGAATCGTCGGCAATCCACCAAATTCAACGGGGTCTCCTATCCGGTGCAAAAGGCTGCGGAAGCGGTTTACAGCCCTGAGGGCCAAGCCCAGATTAAAGCAAACATTGACTATTACCTGGCCAATGCCGGGGTGATTCGCCAGACCATGACCGACCTTGGGTTTGACCATGTGGGCGGTGAAAATTCTCCATACATCTGGATTGACGGTAATGGCCGGGATTCCTGGGAATTTTTTGACTTGCTGCTGGACAAGGCAGGCGTGGTTTGCACCCCCGGCCAGGGTTTTGGCAGGTGTGGCGCGCAGTTCATAAGAATTTCTGCGTTTAACAGTCCTGAAAATGTAGCCAAGGCTATGGCACGCTTAAAAGATGTTTTAAAATGA
- the glp gene encoding gephyrin-like molybdotransferase Glp, protein MTDFFKVKPLDEVLGMAQLFAPVGIEELHIHDAFSRVLAKDLVAGEDLPGFRRSCMDGYAVNAPSTFGASESGPAWLTLKGSIAMGDIPDFELAPGEAARISTGGMLPKGADAVVMVEHTEAVDEQSIEVYKSVAPLQHVIDVTEDFPKGQTVIEKGRLMRPQEIGLAAGLGHTRIHAYKLPKIGIISTGDEVIPVDKTPAPGRIRDINSYSLSALVTQAGGEPVRYGIVKDDPKALGAMCKKALAHTDMVLLSGGSSVGTRDYTVEVLSALPDTQILVHGISVSPGKPTILARSSHTPVWGLPGQVVSAMVVFQVVVTAFLHRLKGLSRPIAQVKTSARLSRNIASSQGRRDFVRVMLENDGQDLVARPVLGKSGLIRTMVQADGLLEIGEHVEGLEKGSMVDIILLN, encoded by the coding sequence ATGACCGATTTTTTCAAAGTAAAACCCCTGGATGAAGTTCTGGGGATGGCACAACTTTTTGCCCCTGTGGGTATAGAGGAATTACACATCCATGATGCCTTTTCAAGAGTTCTTGCAAAGGATCTGGTTGCCGGCGAGGATCTGCCCGGATTCAGGCGCTCTTGCATGGATGGATATGCGGTAAACGCCCCGTCCACCTTTGGGGCATCGGAATCCGGCCCGGCATGGCTGACCCTCAAGGGTTCCATCGCCATGGGGGATATTCCGGACTTTGAACTGGCACCAGGGGAAGCGGCCCGGATCTCCACCGGCGGTATGCTGCCAAAAGGCGCGGACGCGGTTGTCATGGTGGAGCACACCGAGGCTGTGGACGAACAGTCCATTGAAGTATACAAATCCGTGGCTCCGCTGCAGCATGTCATTGATGTAACCGAGGATTTTCCAAAAGGCCAGACCGTCATTGAAAAAGGCCGCCTGATGCGCCCCCAGGAAATCGGCCTGGCGGCAGGTTTGGGCCACACCCGAATCCACGCATATAAGCTGCCCAAAATAGGCATCATCTCCACCGGGGATGAAGTGATCCCTGTGGATAAGACCCCTGCCCCCGGCAGGATACGCGATATTAATTCCTATTCTTTGTCTGCCCTGGTTACCCAGGCCGGCGGAGAACCTGTGCGGTACGGCATCGTAAAAGATGACCCCAAAGCGTTGGGCGCCATGTGCAAAAAAGCGTTGGCACACACGGACATGGTGCTGCTTTCAGGCGGCTCCTCAGTGGGAACAAGGGACTATACGGTTGAGGTGCTGTCAGCCCTGCCGGATACCCAGATCCTGGTTCACGGTATTTCCGTAAGCCCGGGCAAGCCAACCATCCTGGCACGGTCAAGTCACACCCCCGTGTGGGGACTGCCCGGCCAGGTGGTCTCAGCCATGGTGGTGTTCCAGGTGGTGGTGACGGCTTTCCTTCACCGGCTAAAAGGCTTGTCTCGGCCCATAGCCCAGGTAAAAACATCGGCCCGGTTGTCCCGGAACATCGCATCCTCCCAAGGCAGACGTGATTTTGTACGGGTGATGCTGGAAAACGACGGCCAGGATCTTGTGGCCCGCCCTGTTCTTGGCAAGTCCGGTTTGATTCGGACCATGGTCCAGGCTGACGGGCTGCTTGAAATCGGTGAGCATGTTGAAGGCCTTGAGAAGGGCAGCATGGTAGATATCATTCTTTTAAATTAA
- a CDS encoding molybdopterin biosynthesis protein produces the protein METKRNVYLSMVGIEQAQDCLFENFGHLETGLETLDVVQARNRVLAEPAVAAISSPNFHASAMDGVAVDAQITFGASDEAPKSLTIGKTAFWVNTGHVLPRDTNAVIMIENLNILDDNTIEIEAPAFPWQHVRKMGEDIVATQLLFPRDQKINAYAMGALLSGGVFKVSVRKRPRVLIIPTGSELKRWQDVTPETMESGDVVESNSTVLTALCADHGADATVNTMLEDDLETIQTAVSNGVDQGYDMVMILGGSSAGSKDYSKPVIKNLGQVYVHGVTMMPGKPMMFGRIKETPVFGIPGYPVSAIVAFETFAGPLLLKMQHLPPLKQDIVEVSPVRKVASKLGQEEFLRVKIGSVDGRLMSSQLPRGSGSITTLTEADGIIRIPQHVEGIKAGDKIQAHLLRSLPSIENTVVITGSHDNTLDLLADQIRLEHPGMGISSSHVGSMGGLMAIKKGGCHMAGCHLLDPDDGSYNVSYLKKYLPDVPIRLVNLVMRQQGLILPKGNPDNIKGLSDIVEKKIAFMNRQPGSGTRILFDFSLKENGLSAADIPGYENEEYTHMSVAVAVLSGRAGAGLGIKAAALALKLDFLPIVTESYDLVIPEIYYKLPKVQALLSAIQSDQFKKRVMALGGYGVENTGQELFRSI, from the coding sequence ATGGAAACAAAACGAAATGTTTATTTGAGTATGGTGGGAATCGAACAGGCCCAGGATTGTCTGTTTGAAAATTTTGGTCACCTGGAAACAGGTTTAGAGACTCTGGATGTAGTCCAGGCCAGGAACAGGGTGTTGGCGGAACCGGCTGTGGCCGCAATCTCTTCGCCCAATTTTCACGCGTCAGCCATGGATGGGGTAGCTGTGGATGCCCAGATTACCTTTGGGGCAAGCGATGAGGCCCCAAAATCTTTGACCATTGGAAAAACCGCTTTTTGGGTGAATACCGGTCATGTGCTGCCCCGGGATACCAATGCCGTAATCATGATTGAAAACCTCAATATTCTGGATGACAACACCATTGAAATTGAGGCACCCGCGTTCCCTTGGCAGCATGTCCGGAAAATGGGAGAGGATATCGTGGCCACCCAGCTGCTCTTTCCCAGGGACCAAAAAATCAATGCCTATGCCATGGGTGCGCTCCTGTCCGGGGGGGTGTTCAAGGTGTCAGTGAGAAAAAGGCCCAGGGTGCTTATTATTCCAACTGGATCGGAACTTAAGCGCTGGCAGGATGTGACACCGGAGACCATGGAGTCAGGAGATGTGGTAGAGTCAAACTCCACCGTATTGACGGCGCTGTGCGCCGATCATGGGGCGGATGCCACGGTAAATACCATGCTTGAAGATGATCTTGAGACCATTCAGACGGCTGTATCCAATGGGGTGGACCAGGGATACGACATGGTCATGATTCTGGGTGGGTCCTCTGCCGGATCCAAGGATTATTCAAAACCGGTGATTAAAAATTTAGGACAAGTTTATGTCCATGGCGTGACGATGATGCCGGGCAAGCCCATGATGTTCGGCCGGATTAAAGAGACTCCGGTTTTCGGGATCCCCGGCTATCCGGTATCTGCCATCGTTGCATTTGAAACCTTTGCAGGGCCTCTGTTGTTGAAGATGCAGCATCTGCCCCCTCTAAAACAGGACATCGTGGAGGTTTCTCCGGTCAGAAAAGTCGCATCAAAACTGGGCCAAGAAGAATTTTTAAGGGTGAAAATCGGCTCTGTTGACGGCCGGCTCATGTCCTCCCAACTCCCCCGGGGGTCGGGAAGCATCACGACACTGACCGAAGCCGACGGCATTATACGAATTCCACAGCATGTGGAAGGCATTAAAGCCGGCGATAAAATCCAGGCACACCTGCTTCGCTCTTTGCCATCCATCGAAAACACGGTGGTCATCACAGGCTCCCATGACAACACCCTTGACCTTCTGGCGGATCAAATCCGGTTGGAACATCCGGGCATGGGAATCTCTTCCAGCCATGTGGGCAGTATGGGCGGCCTGATGGCCATTAAAAAGGGGGGGTGCCATATGGCCGGCTGCCACCTGCTGGACCCAGATGACGGTTCCTATAATGTTTCATACCTGAAAAAGTACCTACCGGATGTACCGATACGCCTGGTAAATCTGGTGATGCGCCAACAAGGCTTGATTCTGCCCAAAGGCAATCCGGACAATATAAAAGGACTTTCAGATATTGTTGAAAAAAAAATAGCCTTTATGAACCGCCAGCCGGGTTCGGGAACTCGAATTCTTTTTGACTTCAGTTTAAAAGAAAATGGACTGTCTGCCGCAGATATCCCAGGCTATGAAAATGAAGAATACACCCACATGTCCGTTGCTGTGGCCGTCTTATCAGGCCGTGCCGGCGCTGGATTGGGTATCAAGGCCGCGGCACTGGCCCTAAAGCTGGATTTTTTGCCTATTGTCACTGAATCCTACGATCTGGTCATTCCTGAAATCTATTATAAACTGCCCAAAGTTCAGGCCCTTCTAAGCGCCATTCAATCGGATCAATTTAAAAAACGGGTTATGGCATTAGGTGGATACGGCGTAGAGAATACCGGCCAGGAATTATTTCGCTCTATTTAA
- a CDS encoding TraR/DksA family transcriptional regulator, with amino-acid sequence MTQISQVSSDRYYPLDNEPYMSEGQLAYFKGKLTQRKDELRNRISKSIKKIKTLEAAQADILDRSNSYIDLELEVKSFERHSDMIEQVDHALARIDDGSFGYCELTGDEIGLRRLEAIPFATMSIKALEAFESDQRRMFIVN; translated from the coding sequence ATGACACAGATTTCGCAAGTATCTTCAGACAGGTATTATCCTTTGGACAACGAGCCCTACATGAGTGAAGGGCAACTCGCTTATTTTAAAGGCAAACTGACACAGCGAAAGGATGAACTGCGCAACAGAATTTCTAAATCCATCAAAAAAATTAAAACCCTTGAAGCAGCCCAGGCCGATATCCTTGACCGAAGCAACTCATACATTGACCTAGAACTTGAGGTCAAAAGTTTTGAGCGCCATTCAGATATGATTGAACAGGTAGATCATGCGTTGGCGCGTATTGACGACGGCAGCTTCGGATATTGTGAACTGACCGGTGATGAGATCGGGCTTCGGCGACTGGAAGCGATTCCTTTTGCAACCATGTCAATCAAAGCACTGGAAGCATTTGAATCAGACCAGAGACGTATGTTCATCGTAAATTGA
- a CDS encoding OmpA family protein, with the protein MKKKRFMQAVLTLTAFLFLFGCAAKEPAGLPSFSAKQFDASMYQSKVANFVIILDASSSMEDDCMGNPKFMIGQAVAEQMNMTIPELGQTAGLRTFGHADSISKNETELFYGMENYNSAALAEKLAEVSKAGGYSPLGSAMTAMGADLESLPGKTAVIIISDGLDMEGDTAQAQAVKEQYGDAICFYPIQVGTAEEGTAFLSQIAEIGGCANLINAKELMSTESMGAFVENVFLAEADVPAPAPAPSPMDSDGDGVLDPDDQCPGTPVGAKVNAVGCWVLDNVLFDFDKAVIKPETFAQLDAVYEILEKNPAMSVELQGHTDNIGSKKYNMDLSLRRANAVANYLVDKGIARNRLATTGFGFDKPVALNSTDFGRSLNRRVEIHPY; encoded by the coding sequence ATGAAAAAGAAACGTTTCATGCAAGCCGTTTTAACTCTCACCGCATTCCTCTTCCTGTTTGGGTGTGCGGCGAAGGAACCTGCCGGGCTCCCTTCATTTTCCGCTAAACAGTTTGATGCCTCCATGTATCAGTCTAAAGTGGCTAATTTCGTCATTATACTGGATGCCTCCAGCTCCATGGAAGACGACTGTATGGGCAACCCAAAATTCATGATCGGGCAAGCGGTTGCAGAACAAATGAACATGACCATTCCTGAACTCGGACAGACTGCCGGTTTGAGAACGTTTGGACATGCAGATTCCATATCTAAAAACGAAACCGAATTGTTTTACGGCATGGAAAATTATAACTCAGCCGCTTTGGCTGAAAAACTTGCTGAGGTTTCAAAGGCAGGCGGATACAGCCCCCTTGGATCAGCCATGACCGCCATGGGCGCCGATCTTGAAAGCCTTCCCGGAAAAACCGCTGTTATTATCATTTCCGACGGTTTGGACATGGAAGGGGATACTGCCCAGGCCCAGGCTGTTAAGGAGCAGTATGGCGATGCGATCTGCTTTTACCCCATTCAGGTAGGCACCGCTGAAGAAGGAACGGCATTCCTTTCTCAGATTGCTGAAATCGGCGGTTGCGCAAATCTGATAAACGCCAAGGAACTTATGAGCACTGAGTCCATGGGCGCATTTGTTGAAAATGTATTCCTGGCAGAAGCTGATGTCCCTGCCCCTGCCCCTGCACCTTCTCCCATGGACAGTGACGGTGACGGCGTCCTTGATCCTGATGACCAGTGCCCCGGAACACCTGTGGGTGCAAAAGTAAATGCCGTTGGCTGCTGGGTTCTTGACAACGTATTGTTTGATTTTGACAAAGCTGTCATCAAACCTGAAACCTTTGCTCAGCTTGATGCCGTGTATGAAATTTTGGAGAAAAATCCGGCAATGAGTGTTGAGCTTCAGGGTCACACGGATAATATCGGTTCTAAAAAATACAATATGGACCTGTCCCTGAGACGTGCCAATGCCGTTGCGAACTATCTGGTTGACAAAGGCATTGCCCGCAACCGTCTGGCCACCACAGGCTTTGGCTTTGACAAACCGGTTGCCTTGAACAGCACTGACTTTGGCCGCTCCCTGAACAGAAGGGTTGAAATACATCCCTACTAA